One genomic segment of Corynebacterium durum includes these proteins:
- a CDS encoding DUF3515 domain-containing protein has translation MDTDVSTDQFLPLNRAPLVLALILALTMVIAVLVGARVFYDRVARQPVAMSAIDSPDASSPECSTLIDRLPSSLLGHRRTDIAEPAPAGAAAWSSNSTESITLRCGVSLPLQYTTLSHTTDAAGSTWLRVVDATPGTNLETWYSVNRHPAVAVTTTRAALGSHANPVDDLGGSMSDLSTVAVNPHPAPLATLESAGTEDRCDALLSALPNTLGDFTRLEAASVTASGLPAASAAWTAEGQEPVVLRCGVAPAPGYAPGAQLQQVNDIPWFEDTTLANGTTSSTWFALDREAEVAVSMPQSAGNAVIVGISSAISEHLPRA, from the coding sequence ATGGACACTGATGTGAGTACCGACCAGTTCTTACCATTAAACCGTGCTCCGCTTGTTCTTGCTCTGATATTGGCGTTAACGATGGTCATTGCGGTGCTTGTTGGTGCGCGCGTGTTCTACGACAGGGTGGCGCGGCAGCCCGTGGCCATGAGCGCGATCGACTCCCCCGATGCCTCCTCCCCCGAATGCTCAACCCTGATCGACCGTCTGCCCAGTTCGCTGCTGGGCCACCGCCGCACCGACATTGCCGAGCCCGCCCCCGCAGGTGCCGCCGCTTGGTCCTCCAACTCGACGGAAAGCATCACTCTGCGCTGCGGGGTCTCGCTGCCGTTGCAGTACACCACTCTTTCTCACACCACCGATGCCGCTGGGAGTACCTGGCTTCGTGTGGTAGACGCCACCCCGGGCACCAACCTGGAAACCTGGTATTCCGTGAACCGCCACCCTGCCGTGGCAGTCACAACCACCCGCGCCGCTCTGGGCAGTCACGCCAACCCTGTTGATGACCTCGGGGGGTCCATGTCTGACCTGAGCACCGTTGCCGTCAACCCCCATCCCGCGCCGCTTGCCACCCTGGAATCTGCGGGCACTGAAGACCGTTGCGACGCCTTGCTCTCGGCGCTCCCGAATACCCTCGGGGATTTCACTCGTCTCGAAGCCGCGAGCGTTACCGCCTCAGGTTTGCCCGCCGCCTCTGCTGCATGGACAGCCGAGGGCCAGGAACCCGTGGTGTTGCGCTGCGGCGTGGCCCCCGCCCCCGGCTACGCGCCCGGCGCGCAACTCCAGCAAGTCAACGACATCCCCTGGTTCGAGGACACCACCCTCGCTAACGGCACCACCTCCAGCACCTGGTTTGCCTTAGACCGCGAGGCCGAGGTAGCCGTCTCCATGCCACAATCTGCAGGCAATGCGGTGATTGTGGGGATTAGTTCGGCGATTAGTGAACACCTGCCGAGGGCTTAG
- a CDS encoding thiamine-phosphate kinase, giving the protein MVLVLSPVISFKPTHRTKGRCYVTAKPLHFPSRYTGPTVADVGERAVTLAIQRMAPSSRNGDDAAVLATPAPNTRTVVSTDVLVEGRHFSLDWSSAEEVGRKAIVQNFADIEAMGARPVAALLGLTMPGHTPLNFVQRLIAGMWDKTLQHNSELVGGDLTRAETLIVSITAIGILGGSSPALTLDRARAGQRLVASGPIGYSAAGLALLRHHGRTGIPAGFAPLIDAHCAPTLIPGRGVIARATGATAMTDNSDGLIVDLTTMARRSNVRIDLDSAAITPDSLLRKAGDHLGIDPWSWVLTGGEDHTLLATTTSDAPSGFRTIGRVHRTHAAAHVTMDGYHPTYTAGWESF; this is encoded by the coding sequence ATGGTGCTGGTTCTATCGCCGGTCATATCGTTTAAGCCTACCCATCGCACGAAAGGGCGTTGCTACGTGACTGCGAAGCCGCTGCACTTTCCCAGCCGCTACACCGGCCCTACCGTCGCCGATGTCGGTGAACGCGCGGTCACCCTCGCCATTCAACGTATGGCACCCAGCTCACGCAACGGTGACGACGCCGCAGTGCTTGCCACACCAGCTCCCAACACACGCACTGTCGTCAGCACTGATGTGCTGGTGGAGGGGCGGCATTTTTCCCTGGACTGGTCCTCAGCGGAGGAAGTCGGGCGGAAAGCAATAGTTCAAAACTTCGCTGACATTGAAGCCATGGGCGCGCGCCCCGTCGCCGCGTTGCTCGGCCTGACCATGCCCGGCCACACCCCGCTCAACTTCGTCCAACGCCTTATCGCCGGAATGTGGGATAAAACTCTCCAGCACAATTCCGAACTCGTGGGTGGCGACCTCACGCGGGCGGAAACACTGATTGTGTCCATTACAGCCATCGGAATCCTCGGCGGTTCCAGTCCAGCACTCACCCTTGACCGTGCGCGTGCTGGTCAGCGCCTCGTGGCCAGCGGCCCTATCGGCTACTCCGCCGCCGGGCTCGCCCTCCTTCGCCACCACGGGCGCACCGGCATCCCCGCAGGTTTCGCTCCGCTTATCGACGCCCACTGTGCCCCCACCCTCATCCCGGGGCGAGGTGTCATCGCCAGGGCAACCGGTGCCACAGCCATGACCGACAACTCCGACGGCCTGATCGTGGACCTCACCACCATGGCGCGCCGCTCCAACGTGCGAATAGACCTTGACAGCGCCGCCATCACTCCCGACAGCCTCCTCCGCAAAGCAGGCGACCACTTAGGCATTGACCCCTGGTCATGGGTTCTCACCGGTGGGGAAGACCACACCCTTCTAGCCACCACCACCAGCGATGCCCCCTCGGGATTCCGCACCATCGGACGGGTCCATCGCACCCACGCCGCCGCACACGTGACCATGGACGGCTACCACCCCACATACACAGCGGGTTGGGAGAGCTTTTAG